The following DNA comes from Candidatus Zixiibacteriota bacterium.
CTTGGCCAGGGAATTTACAGGTGCTTGTTTAGTTTTGGCTTCAGCCGAAACGACCAAAAAAGTCAAAAGCACTGTTCCAAGCACCAAGAGCTTAAGTATTTTTTTCTTTCTCATTACCTTTTTCCTCCCTCCGCTTGGGTTAAAAGCCTAAAACCAGCCCAGCTCGCACCATTCTGGGAACATCATAATTATCCGGGTCCTTAACTGCTGATCTATAACGCGAGACATATGGTTCGCTGGTTACACCTAAAAGCTCAATTACACCATCCGTATTGGGTTTGCCGGAGGACTCATAAACCGCACGAACATTCTCATTATCCGTAAGATTTATGACCTCTAAGTAAAAAGTGCTATTAAACATGCCCATCCTGAAAGCCTTATCTGCTTTTAAATCCAAGCGGTAAGTCCAGGGTTGTCGTGCGGAGTTCACTTCTCCCAGGGCTTTACCCAGACCCTGCAAGTTGAAGGCGACTGGAGTTCGAGGAGTATAAGGGAATCCGCTTCCCACAGTGAATAAAATGTTCAATCCGGCATTTCTGAAAGGCTGAACCCCTTCTTTTTCTCCTGCCCGGATGTCAATGTCCGCTGAGATGGTGTGTCTCTGGTCGAAGTCCAGATAAAACTCCGTTTTGGGGAAGACGATATTCAGGCCGGTAGCGCTGGTGATATAATCGTAATACCCTTCTCTCTGATAGGAGCCGGTTCCCTTGGCTTCGGAAAGAGTATAGGAGATCTTGCCAGAAATGAAGCGTTCCTTTCTTTTCTCTAAGGCGAATTCAACCCCTCTTACTCGGGCATAATCGGAATTAGTATAGATAACATATCTGTTCAATCCTGTGCGTAAACGGGTATCAACCAAGTTAGTCATGTTTTTCGAAAAGAGGGTCACATCAAATCTTAAAGTAGGCGAGAAAGTCCGGGTGAGCCCGGCCTCATAGGCGATAGTCTTTTCTGATCCTAGCCCGGGATCACCTATGATGGCATTACCTGTATTTATGTAATTAATGGCATCTGCCACCCCCTCATACAGGTACTGCAATTGCGGCGGTTGAAAGAAATGGCCATAGGTGAAATGAAACAAGGTGTTCTCTGAAACCGGGAAGGCAATACCTAAACGAGGACTGACCTTGTAATCTAACGGGGTATTTTCAGTTCCTTTGTTCACATCCAACTGGTCGATGAAACGCTCTGCACCAGCCTTTAGCATATCGAAACGAAGTCCGGCATTTACCACCATACCCTGGAACTCCATCTTGTCCTGAATATAGAATGCCCCAGTTACCGGCTTGTAAGGCTTGCCATGAGAAATGGTCCCGTGAATATTATAATCCTTGTCATAGTTGTCTAAGAAAGGATTGGCTCTCCAGGGAAGGTCGATTCTGAACCATCGAACCGTGTAAAACCGGGCTTCAAAGCCGCCTTTAACCTGATGGTATGGATTAACCTGACTGACTATATTGAAGTTGACTCCGGTGTAAAGCGATTGTCTTTTGGAATAGACCCTCTGGCTCACTCCAGGCAGGTAGTAGATATTGCTTCCATCCTGTCTCTTATTGTCTCCATATGACCAGCCACTGGTGCGGTAATCATATCTTCCATCCGGACCATATAAGGAATCAGTCCAACTAACGGTATTGATATAATCATTGAAATCACTCCATAGACTATCATCACCTCTTTCTACCTTGGTTACAAAGTAGTTTACCGAAAGGTCGTAGAATGTATTTTTACTGATATTGTGGGTTAAGGTGAGATAATACATCTGGTTGTTTCTTTCTTGCCTGCTCAGATGATTCAAATTATACCGCCAGAGGATCTGAAATTCCTTCCTCTTTTCATTGAAGTAGCTGCCCCCAGCTTTTAATTTCATGCTCGGGGTCAGATCATAATTCAGTTTACCAAATCCTGAATATCCCTTTAGCCAATTTTCAGGTTTCCGTCCTTCCCATCCGGAGCTGGGATTCCAATCGTTTCGATGCGAATACTCAAAAGAGGCAAAATACTTCAACTTTTTCCCAATAAGTGGACCCGCCAAGGAGAAATCCGCATTGTTATAGGCGAAACCGTTAGTGCTGCCCATGAACTCATCCGTTCGAAGCTCGAGTTGACCAGTAGTCTTTATTGCAGATTCCTTTGTAACTGTATTAACCACGCCAGACATGGCCTGTCCATACTCAGCGTTAAATCCACCGGTCAAAACCACGACCTCTGCGATGGCGTTGTTATTCAATCCTGCACCTATACCTCCGGTTACGATATCCTGAGTATTGAAACCATCGATGAAATAATTTACCTCCCCAGGTCTTCCACCGCGGATTTGAATTGCCGTGCCTTGACGATTATCTCCAGCTACTACCCCTGCCTGTAGCTGGGCTACAGCTTGAAAACCACGAACCGGCATCTGCTTGATCTCATCTGAAGTGATGATTTTGGTTGAACCGGTAACGTCCTTTTCGATCAAAGGTCTTTCCGCTACCACCGTGGTAACTTTTCCTAACTCAACGGCGGACACAGTCAGGTCGAAATTAACCTCGGTAGTCAGGTCAGGAACAACCAGGATCTCTTCCTTGCGGATCGAGGTATATCCAATTACTACTGCTTCGACGCTCTGTTTCCCGGCAGGGACGTTTATGATGGTGTACCGACCATCCGGCCCTGTGGCGGCTCCTATATTTGTTCCAACTACCCTTATCGACACTCCAGGAAGGGCCTCGCCGCTCTGCTTGTCTTTGACTATCCCAGTGAGTTTTCCCGTAATCCCTGCTAAACAAAAGGGATAAGTAAAAACCACCAGGAGCACAACTGAAATAGCCAGCTTGATTAGATTTTTCATTTACTTCCCTCCAGATTTTGAGTGGTTTTAGTTTCCTAAAAAGCATTAGCACCTTTATCCCCCGATATCACCTCCTTTGATAAATAAAGGTCCTTGTTAGCCTTCGGTAGTATCTTCAGCCTGCTTCACTTTTCAAACCATCCCCCGATGTCGAAAAGCTTCCCTCTCTCCGTGAGAAAACAGTGGCAATTTGGAGCAGAAGCCTATTGATTTTATAGTTGTTATTTTGGTTTAAGAATACTTGCGCCCAAAGCCTTTCCTAAACCCAACAACTTCTTGGTATGGAATTATCTTTAAATAAAGAACCCGACTTGATTTTGTCAAGAGAAAAATTGCTCACACCCCAAAAAAGTTGTTGGGCTACATAAGATTAATCGGAAAGAAAGGGGGAAACTTTAGGGGGTAAAGCTGGCACTAAGCAGTCATTACGAGTTCTAAAGACGCGAAGCAACTTACTCACCTGTCATCTGAAGGACTGCCTTATCATCTTTAGGGCTTCCCGCAGTGATAACTAAAGAGGCTGTACATCGCGTTATTGATGAAAAAGATGAAGGGCAGGCACAAGACCTGCCTTTGAGACTTTATTGATCAATCAACTGTATCTGAAGTCCCTTCCGTCTCACATCTTAGGTCTAACGTCTTCCTTCGTCCTTACAGCTTTGCTAAGAATTTCCTCATCCTCTCCAAAGCCTTATTGATATTCTCTACTGAATTTGCATAGGAAAGCCTGAGGTAACCTTCTCCGAATTTGCCAAAAGCGGTGCCGGATAAAACCGCAACCCCGGCTTCGTTCAAAAGAGCATCTGCTAATTTCTTGGTATCCCATCCGATCTTTTTCACATTCGGGAAAACATAGAAAGCGCCCTTGGGAGACGGGCAGGAAAGCTTGGGGATATCACAGAGCCCCTTAACAATCACGTCTCTGCGCCTTTTGAACTCTTTGACCATCTTATCTACTTCGCTCTGATCTCCGGCTATGGCTTCAATAGCTGCTCTCTGAGTAAAGCTGGCAGTGCAGGAGTTACTGTTAGTCATCAACCTGGCAATATGCGGGGCTAAGCTTTTGTTCATCACCCCGTATCCTATCCTCCAGCCAGTCATGGCATAGGTTTTGGAAAGCCCGTCTAAGATTATGGTCCTTTCTTTCATATCCGGCAAAGATGCAATACTGTGATGTTTCCCTTCATAGAGTATCCGCGAATAGATCTCATCTGAGAGAACCTGAATATTTTTAGAAAGGGCGATATCGGCAATTGCTTTTAAATCCTCCAGGGTTAAAATTCCTCCAGTCGGGTTCTGAGGAGAGTTTATGATTATCAGTTTTGTTTTCGGAGTGACCTGCTTCTTCAGTTCATCTATGTCTAATCTGAAGTCGTTCTCCTCCCGCAGTTGGATCGGAACCGGCTTGGCTCCGAGGAACTCGATCACCGATTCATAAATGGGAAATCCGGGATTGGGATAGATCACTTCATCCCCTTCATCCACTAAGGCTAAGATGGAGAAAAACATTATGGGCTTACCGCCAGGGGTGACTACCACCTCATCCGGATCCACCAGAATCTTCCGGGTATCAGCCACGTAACGGGCAATTACTTCTCTCAACTCAGGCAGACCAGCAGAAGGACCGTAATGGGTATACCCTTCTTTTAAAGCTTCTATTGCTGCATCGGTGATGTTCTGGGGAGTGTTAAAGTCCGGCTCCCCGATCTCTAAATGAACGATCTCCTTCCCCTCTTTTTCTAACTGCTTGGCTCGGGCTAAAACCTCAAATGCGGTTTCAGTTCCCAGGTGTGACATCCTCTGAGCTAATTTCATAGGATCCTCCGAAAATTATTAGATTCTGTTATATATAAAAACCTGATTTTAAAATATTAGTCCTGAGTAACACTCTGAAAATTAACTTAAGAGCTCTTTTTTTGATCATAAAGCTCTTTAGCCTTTTGCGCGATATGCTCGGCTGAGACCTCGAACTCCTTTATCAGCTCCCAGGGCTGACCTGACTCACCAAATCTGTCTTTGACTCCGATCATTCCGAATAAAATCGGCTTCTTATAAACCTCTTTTGCTTCCAGAATAGTGGAGGAAACATAGTTTCCCAAACCTCCGATCTGATGCTCCTCAGCAGTGACCACAACCCCAGTCTCCGAAGCGGCCCTGATTATGGTTTTTTTGTCAAGGGGCTTCAGTGTATGCAAATTCACCACCCTGGTTTCGATTCCAAAGTCTTCTTTCAGAATCCAGGCAGCCCTCATCGCTTCCGGAACCTCGGGCCCGCAGGCGATTATAGCCAAATCCTCGTTTTCAGATTTATACTGAGAGGAAAGCATGGTCTCAAAAGCATGAATGAACTCCTGTTCCTCTCCTCTATACCTGATTATATTTGCCTCACCAAAAACAAATGGAGTATCCTCGAAAGTGACTATCGGGGTTGCTTCTCTGGCAAATCTCAGGAACTTGGGTCCTTTGACGTTGAACAAAAGAAATTCAGTAGCCTTTTTTGTTTCGATCGAATCACAAGGGACTTCCACATGCATATTGGGAAGCCCGCACATCTGGAAAAGGTCTTCCAGAGCTTGATGAGTGGCTCCGTCCGGGCCTACCGAGACGCCACCGTGTGCGCCGGCTATGAAAACGTTTAAATTGCCGTAGCAGACAGTGGTTCTGAGCTGGTCTAAATTCCTGCCTGCGGCGAAAACCCCATAGGTGCCGAAAATCGGGAGCTTGCCTTCTTTGGCTAATCCTGCAGCAACTCCGGTTCCGCTCTGCTCAGCTATCCCCATGCTGAGGAATCTTCTTTTCCTTTCAGGGTGCTTTTCATAGAACTGGCTTATGGCGATTGAGCCGGAGATATCCGCACCCAGGCAGATAATCCTCTCGTCGTCACCTTTTTCATCCAGAGCCCTGCCAAACCCTAATCTGGTTGGGTCCATCTTCACTTTCATGTTCGGTTGCTTATTCCAGAAATAATCCTTTTTGAACTTGGGCATTTTCGCTTCCAGTTCCGTAGAAACTTTAGCCTGGTAATCGTCTGCTTTTTTGAAAAGCCTGTCCCGGTCCAATTTCTTTTGAAGTCCTAATTCCTCTAAAGCCTTATCCATCTGTTCGCAAACTGGCGATTTTCCGTGCCAGCCTGCTACATTTTCCATAAAGCTT
Coding sequences within:
- a CDS encoding TonB-dependent receptor; its protein translation is MKNLIKLAISVVLLVVFTYPFCLAGITGKLTGIVKDKQSGEALPGVSIRVVGTNIGAATGPDGRYTIINVPAGKQSVEAVVIGYTSIRKEEILVVPDLTTEVNFDLTVSAVELGKVTTVVAERPLIEKDVTGSTKIITSDEIKQMPVRGFQAVAQLQAGVVAGDNRQGTAIQIRGGRPGEVNYFIDGFNTQDIVTGGIGAGLNNNAIAEVVVLTGGFNAEYGQAMSGVVNTVTKESAIKTTGQLELRTDEFMGSTNGFAYNNADFSLAGPLIGKKLKYFASFEYSHRNDWNPSSGWEGRKPENWLKGYSGFGKLNYDLTPSMKLKAGGSYFNEKRKEFQILWRYNLNHLSRQERNNQMYYLTLTHNISKNTFYDLSVNYFVTKVERGDDSLWSDFNDYINTVSWTDSLYGPDGRYDYRTSGWSYGDNKRQDGSNIYYLPGVSQRVYSKRQSLYTGVNFNIVSQVNPYHQVKGGFEARFYTVRWFRIDLPWRANPFLDNYDKDYNIHGTISHGKPYKPVTGAFYIQDKMEFQGMVVNAGLRFDMLKAGAERFIDQLDVNKGTENTPLDYKVSPRLGIAFPVSENTLFHFTYGHFFQPPQLQYLYEGVADAINYINTGNAIIGDPGLGSEKTIAYEAGLTRTFSPTLRFDVTLFSKNMTNLVDTRLRTGLNRYVIYTNSDYARVRGVEFALEKRKERFISGKISYTLSEAKGTGSYQREGYYDYITSATGLNIVFPKTEFYLDFDQRHTISADIDIRAGEKEGVQPFRNAGLNILFTVGSGFPYTPRTPVAFNLQGLGKALGEVNSARQPWTYRLDLKADKAFRMGMFNSTFYLEVINLTDNENVRAVYESSGKPNTDGVIELLGVTSEPYVSRYRSAVKDPDNYDVPRMVRAGLVLGF
- a CDS encoding pyridoxal phosphate-dependent aminotransferase, whose translation is MKLAQRMSHLGTETAFEVLARAKQLEKEGKEIVHLEIGEPDFNTPQNITDAAIEALKEGYTHYGPSAGLPELREVIARYVADTRKILVDPDEVVVTPGGKPIMFFSILALVDEGDEVIYPNPGFPIYESVIEFLGAKPVPIQLREENDFRLDIDELKKQVTPKTKLIIINSPQNPTGGILTLEDLKAIADIALSKNIQVLSDEIYSRILYEGKHHSIASLPDMKERTIILDGLSKTYAMTGWRIGYGVMNKSLAPHIARLMTNSNSCTASFTQRAAIEAIAGDQSEVDKMVKEFKRRRDVIVKGLCDIPKLSCPSPKGAFYVFPNVKKIGWDTKKLADALLNEAGVAVLSGTAFGKFGEGYLRLSYANSVENINKALERMRKFLAKL
- a CDS encoding transketolase, which codes for MPILDSKTGSIRKNYTIEELIEAANLMRGYNMISLCAAGSGHSGGTMSIMDICAALYLSVARHDPKNPSWEDRDRIIWSTGHKAPSLYLSLGISGYFDIEEVVTLRKLYSPFQGHPHWLKLKGVEASTGSLGQGLSIANGIALAAKLNSKDYYIYALTGDGEHQEGQIWEAVMEAGHYKLDNLINIIDKNRLQIDGWVEEVMNIDPIVDKYKAFNWNVLEIDGHNMKEILEAFEKARTLKGKPTVIVAHTIKGKGVSFMENVAGWHGKSPVCEQMDKALEELGLQKKLDRDRLFKKADDYQAKVSTELEAKMPKFKKDYFWNKQPNMKVKMDPTRLGFGRALDEKGDDERIICLGADISGSIAISQFYEKHPERKRRFLSMGIAEQSGTGVAAGLAKEGKLPIFGTYGVFAAGRNLDQLRTTVCYGNLNVFIAGAHGGVSVGPDGATHQALEDLFQMCGLPNMHVEVPCDSIETKKATEFLLFNVKGPKFLRFAREATPIVTFEDTPFVFGEANIIRYRGEEQEFIHAFETMLSSQYKSENEDLAIIACGPEVPEAMRAAWILKEDFGIETRVVNLHTLKPLDKKTIIRAASETGVVVTAEEHQIGGLGNYVSSTILEAKEVYKKPILFGMIGVKDRFGESGQPWELIKEFEVSAEHIAQKAKELYDQKKSS